Proteins from a genomic interval of Musa acuminata AAA Group cultivar baxijiao chromosome BXJ1-9, Cavendish_Baxijiao_AAA, whole genome shotgun sequence:
- the LOC135594144 gene encoding F-box protein At3g56470-like, with the protein MAPPPTGEGEEESCWSQLPIDEMEKILKRLTVVDRIRVAAVCKSWHADVSFLHAPSPPPWLLVYPGLPHPRRWGLCTAFAGRRSLGLEIPKELQTQWCCGSSKGWLLFLRTTPEIFAGYRASLLNPITRVLVHFGPCVNHVVKGVISASPLTTGFLLATMGYNLVDSYRCVTVYRVWQLTYGELDVDDPMDILFHHGRLYILTGSAEIVVYMFKPHPVVSSIIPIPSLVGEDERRRRSRKGRLVGSNDDVFIVFYTRKLRSELQQLKVFKVKEGLRHRVVEVNSLGGRTFFIGGFSEGLSVSMTKSSSKSESIKPDCVYYRKRVEDNLKGYCMQTGRSFQVAGLDVAGDLLSWFTPDLEDRSSLMEVTPTNGFSRSRPLLLTIIVMSVCIMLGYIIWSGQHISFFKLVN; encoded by the coding sequence ATGGCTCCACCACCAACaggcgaaggagaagaagagagctgCTGGTCTCAACTTCCGATAGATGAGATGGAGAAGATCCTGAAGCGCCTCACCGTAGTCGATCGGATCCGTGTCGCCGCTGTATGCAAATCTTGGCACGCAGATGTTAGTTTCCTCCATGCTCCGTCTCCTCCTCCGTGGTTGTTGGTCTACCCCGGCCTACCCCATCCTCGAAGATGGGGCCTCTGCACTGCCTTTGCCGGACGACGAAGCTTAGGCTTAGAGATCCCAAAGGAGCTCCAAACACAGTGGTGTTGCGGGTCATCCAAGGGCTGGTTACTGTTCTTACGCACTACTCCGGAAATCTTCGCCGGTTATCGGGCTAGTCTTCTAAATCCAATCACCAGAGTTCTGGTCCACTTTGGTCCATGCGTCAACCATGTCGTCAAGGGCGTCATATCGGCGTCTCCACTCACAACAGGGTTTCTCCTTGCGACGATGGGTTATAATTTGGTGGACTCATACAGATGCGTGACCGTGTACAGAGTTTGGCAGCTCACGTACGGGGAATTGGACGTAGATGATCCCATGGACATTTTGTTTCACCATGGAAGGCTGTATATTCTGACCGGCTCGGCAGAAATCGTGGTCTACATGTTCAAACCCCATCCTGTGGTGTCGTCGATCATCCCAATTCCATCCTTGGTTGGGGAGGACGAGCGTCGTCGTCGCTCACGCAAGGGTAGGCTGGTGGGGTCAAACGACGATGTCTTCATCGTGTTCTATACTAGGAAGCTGCGCTCAGAGCTGCAACAGTTGAAGGTTTTCAAGGTGAAGGAGGGACTACGTCACCGTGTGGTGGAGGTGAATAGCTTGGGCGGTCGCACCTTCTTCATCGGTGGATTCTCGGAGGGGTTGTCAGTATCCATGaccaaatcatcatcaaagtcagagTCGATAAAGCCGGACTGTGTCTATTATCGAAAGCGCGTTGAAGATAACTTGAAGGGGTATTGCATGCAAACTGGACGTTCGTTTCAAGTCGCGGGGTTGGATGTGGCAGGTGATCTACTCTCCTGGTTCACTCCCGATTTGGAGGACCGATCGAGTTTGATGGAAGTGACTCCAACCAATGGCTTCTCGCGTTCTCGCCCATTGCTCCTCACCATCATCGTCATGTCAGTCTGCATCATGTTAGGTTACATTATCTGGTCGGGTCAGCATATAAGCTTTTTTAAGCTGGTTAATTGA